A genome region from Conger conger chromosome 16, fConCon1.1, whole genome shotgun sequence includes the following:
- the gh1 gene encoding somatotropin encodes MASGLLLWPVLLVSLSVSAVEPISLYNLFTSAVSRAQHLHTLAADIYKEFERSIPPEAHRQLSKTSPLAGCYSDSIPTPTGKDETQEKSDGYLLRISSALIQSWVYPLKTLSDAFSNSLMFGTSDGIFDKLEDLNKGISELMKVVGDGGVHVEDLRKLRYENFDVQLRNDVALMKNYGLLACFKKDMHKVETYLKVTKCRRFVESNCTL; translated from the exons ATGGCATCAG GTCTTCTTCTGTGGCCAGTGCTGCTGGTCAGCCTCTCGGTGAGCGCAGTGGAGCCCATCTCCCTGTACAACCTCTTCACCAGCGCCGTCAGCCGGGCCCAGCACCTGCACACGCTGGCGGCCGACATCTACAAGGAGTTT GAGCGGAGCATTCCTCCAGAGGCCCACAGGCAGCTCAGTAAGACCTCCCCGTTGGCCGGGTGTTACTCTGACTCCATCCCCACTCCCACGGGCAAGGACGAGACGCAGGAGAAATCA GACGGGTACTTGCTGCGCATCTCCTCAGCTCTGATCCAGTCGTGGGTGTACCCACTCAAGACCCTGAGCGACGCCTTCTCTAACAGCCTGATGTTCGGCACCTCCGACGGGATCTTCGACAAGCTGGAGGACCTGAACAAGGGCATCAGTGAGCTGATGAAG GTCGTCGGCGATGGCGGCGTTCACGTGGAGGACCTGAGGAAGCTCCGCTACGAGAACTTTGACGTGCAGCTGCGGAACGACGTGGCGCTGATGAAGAACTACGGCCTGCTGGCCTGCTTCAAGAAGGACATGCACAAGGTGGAGACGTACCTGAAGGTCACCAAGTGCCGCCGCTTTGTGGAGAGCAACTGCACTCTGTGA